The following nucleotide sequence is from Cucumis melo cultivar AY chromosome 1, USDA_Cmelo_AY_1.0, whole genome shotgun sequence.
actttttcttcttctatctATTTATTCATCTTTTCTTCCAAATTTATTTATTCCATCTATcggattttattttttgtatttttaaacgatttatttttttttttgtttaaatcttttaattcattttcatcatattcaacaaaattatttgaagctaattcatcttcttcatattcgaaaatatcaaaatcgtttaaatatcattctAACATGAtctagacgatcgtttatcattGTCAACAAACACGATTGTTTACCGTGGAATGCCATTTTTTCATCGTTTTAAAATAactacacaatcgtgttgatTTGATCTAAAtgatagtttgttatatttaatacaatcgttagatttgaagttCTTAACAATAATTTACATgactacacgattgtttatcataatcaatacgatcgtttaatttaaagcattttttcccatcgttaaaaataaactacacgatcatgtatcatgattgattgtagtacacgatcgttcagaAAGAAGATTACTCATGTATGCAGGTGACCTATTCATCACATGTTGATCAGGGTTATGGACCTATAAGATTTTTTcgtttttataattattttgtacTGTATAAATATGATATACTATAATTAATGTATTTTTAATACAATAGATGGGAAGATTCGAATTTAGGATCATCAATGCATACTATGTGCTATTTTTGATTTGATAATAACCCAAATATTCTtgtttacaaatacaataaTAATCACCGGGAGAAAGTAattaagaaatcaaaatttgaaattaacaaacaaattagtaaaaagaaagaaaagaaatcgaaaaaaagaagggggaaaaAAAGACAGtataaaaacaacaaacttCAAATTCCCTCTCTTACATCGTCTTCTAAAAATTCAAACAATCCATTTCCAAATCTTCACTCTGAAATCCACCTTACACTCCGCATTCTCCACCGCCGCAACAACCGCCGTCTTCTTCTTACTCGTCGGAACTACCGCCGTAATTCCATCGCAATGAGCCCTAAGTCCAACCTTCGGCATCTTCAACCATCCCATTTTCACCTTCACTTTCGTCTCCACCTTAATCTCCAACGGCAATCCAGCTTTGCTCTTCACCGCCGCCTTCAACGAATCGACCGACTCGCCCTCGATCTCTCCACCACTGCTTTCCACCGTCACCTTCATTGCCGTGGTGTTCCTCTTCTCGTGCACGAATTCAGGGAACGATCCATCGCCGACATCGACGCCGTTTGACAAGACGGCGACGGAAAGTGGGCTGTAAATGAACTTGACCTTCTTGTTGGGGTTTGTAGTAGCAAGATTTAAATCGAATTTGGAATTGAGCTGTGAAGAGGGAGTGAATTTGAAGGAATCAATTTTGAGAGAAGTGATGGAGAATGACGGACGACGAGGACGATAAACTAGATATACGATGGTGGAGGCGACGGCGAGGAGGACGACAACAGTGACGATGATCGCCGTTAGCCATATGCAGATGGAGCAACAGCGGGAACGGCGACGATTATGGGGTTGAGGGCGGTAAGGTGGGCGGGAGGCGCCGTAGAGTTGGGATTTGGTGGAAGGAAAGGGCGGCGCATTGGCCGTCGCTGTTGGGTTAATGTTATCGTTGGAATTTGCATTGGGATTGGCTTTACCGGCGGCGTTGGGATAGACTCTGTCTGCCATGGCCAGAGcagaggaggaggagaagaaattGATCAGAAAAAGGTaagttaagaagaaagaaagtgaGTATTGAATTTGTGAATCAAAGTGGATTTTTAAGAAGATGGAATGCTTTGGTTTCAAGGAAGaacttcctttttctttctttttattccttctctctctctctctctctctctttaatgAAAATATGTTTTGTTGATAAATATTATCCTTTTATTTTTCtgaaaattatttgttttattatgtGATTAATGTGTTTATATGATTCGTTTAGATTAAGAAATTTGAATTATAGTATGAagtaacaaatttttttcttaaaattgaGCTTTTGAGGATGTAGTCGTAGACAcatttttttttggtaatttaTATATATCAAAGCAAAGAAGTATATGGTTGAgttcatattttaaaaagattgcATTCCTCCCATTTTTTTaactaaagaaaataaagattatatatatatgaaaataaaaaaaataaaaaaaaaaaagaaaaaagaaagcaaGAGTGTAAAACAATGGAAGTAAAGAGCATGACATTGCAACAAACACAACATTCCAAACCAATCCTCATTCCTCATTGAGGGTGTGGAACTCACTTGCTCATTTTCTTCTCATGTGGCTTAATCCTTCTTTTAATTATGTGTTATTTGACGTCTAATACATTTTTTGTGATGAGATAATTATACCAA
It contains:
- the LOC103500725 gene encoding NDR1/HIN1-like protein 6; its protein translation is MADRVYPNAAGKANPNANSNDNINPTATANAPPFPSTKSQLYGASRPPYRPQPHNRRRSRCCSICIWLTAIIVTVVVLLAVASTIVYLVYRPRRPSFSITSLKIDSFKFTPSSQLNSKFDLNLATTNPNKKVKFIYSPLSVAVLSNGVDVGDGSFPEFVHEKRNTTAMKVTVESSGGEIEGESVDSLKAAVKSKAGLPLEIKVETKVKVKMGWLKMPKVGLRAHCDGITAVVPTSKKKTAVVAAVENAECKVDFRVKIWKWIV